The Nitrospira sp. KM1 genome includes a window with the following:
- the sucC gene encoding ADP-forming succinate--CoA ligase subunit beta, translating to MNVHEFQAKALFAQFGVPVPRGREITNPETATAWANELNTPVFVVKAQIHAGGRGKAGGVKITKDKTAVAGLAKELIGKTLVTHQTGPKGRKVHRLLMEEGANIAKELYLSILVDRDTGCPTFIASTEGGMEIEEVAEKSPEKIIKEAIDPSVGFQGHNGRNVAFALGLQQIEPAVINPFVQLLGNLYRLFMEKNAALVEINPLIITKEKTLVALDGKVSFDDNGLFKHEDVQKMRDLNEEEPLEIEATANNLNYVKLDGNIGCMVNGAGLAMATMDVIKLAGSEPANFLDVGGGATKETVAAGFRILLKDPNVKGIFINIFGGIVRCERIAHGVIEAAKEVKISVPLVVRLQGTNAEEGRNLLAESGLKLEVANDLWEAAQKIVKLTGKAA from the coding sequence ATGAACGTTCATGAATTTCAGGCGAAGGCATTGTTCGCTCAATTCGGTGTGCCGGTGCCGCGTGGAAGAGAGATTACAAATCCAGAGACTGCCACGGCCTGGGCGAATGAGCTCAATACTCCCGTGTTCGTCGTCAAAGCGCAGATCCATGCAGGCGGGCGAGGCAAGGCCGGAGGAGTCAAGATCACCAAGGACAAGACGGCAGTGGCGGGTCTGGCCAAGGAACTCATCGGAAAAACCCTGGTAACGCACCAGACAGGCCCTAAAGGACGCAAAGTTCACCGTCTCTTGATGGAAGAGGGAGCGAATATCGCCAAGGAACTCTATCTTTCGATTCTCGTGGACCGCGATACGGGGTGCCCCACCTTTATCGCGAGCACGGAAGGTGGAATGGAAATCGAAGAAGTCGCAGAAAAGTCCCCTGAAAAGATCATCAAGGAAGCCATCGATCCGTCTGTCGGTTTTCAAGGACACAATGGCCGCAATGTGGCGTTTGCCTTGGGGCTCCAGCAGATTGAGCCCGCAGTCATCAACCCATTCGTGCAGCTGCTTGGGAACCTCTATCGTCTGTTCATGGAAAAGAACGCGGCGCTCGTTGAAATCAATCCGCTGATCATCACGAAGGAGAAAACGCTTGTCGCCCTCGACGGCAAGGTTTCCTTTGACGATAACGGCCTCTTCAAGCATGAGGACGTCCAGAAAATGCGGGACTTGAACGAAGAAGAGCCGCTGGAGATTGAAGCGACAGCGAACAACCTGAATTACGTAAAACTGGACGGCAATATCGGCTGCATGGTGAATGGGGCCGGGCTGGCGATGGCCACCATGGATGTCATCAAGCTCGCCGGCAGCGAACCGGCAAATTTTCTGGATGTGGGTGGCGGTGCGACGAAGGAGACGGTCGCGGCCGGATTTCGCATTCTCCTCAAGGATCCCAACGTCAAGGGCATCTTCATCAATATTTTCGGAGGGATCGTCCGCTGTGAGCGCATTGCCCATGGCGTCATCGAAGCGGCCAAGGAAGTCAAAATCTCCGTCCCGTTGGTCGTCCGTTTGCAGGGGACCAATGCAGAAGAAGGACGCAACCTCCTGGCGGAATCAGGCCTCAAATTGGAGGTCGCCAACGATTTGTGGGAAGCGGCGCAGAAAATCGTGAAGCTGACCGGAAAGGCGGCGTAA
- the sucD gene encoding succinate--CoA ligase subunit alpha translates to MSILVNKNTRVVVQGITGKEGSFHATQCKAYGTKVVAGVTPGKAGQEVEGIPVFNTVADAVKKTECDTSLIFVPPPFCADAILEAADAGIKLVICITEGIPVNDMVKVKRGLRGRDVRLIGPNCPGVITVDEAKIGIMPGFIHKKGIVGVVSRSGTLTYEAVHQLSTLGLGETTCVGIGGDPVNGTGFVDVLPLFEKDPDTHAVVMIGEIGGDAEEKAAEFIKKHVKKPVVSFIAGITAPPGRRMGHAGAIISGGKGTASEKMKALEAAGVKVVKNPAEIGMAVKAALGR, encoded by the coding sequence ATGTCCATATTGGTCAATAAGAATACACGGGTGGTGGTCCAGGGCATCACGGGCAAAGAAGGGTCCTTTCATGCCACACAATGTAAAGCCTATGGTACCAAGGTCGTCGCCGGCGTCACGCCGGGAAAGGCCGGCCAGGAGGTCGAGGGCATTCCCGTCTTCAATACCGTCGCGGATGCAGTCAAGAAAACCGAATGCGACACGTCTCTGATTTTCGTGCCACCGCCCTTTTGCGCCGATGCCATTTTGGAAGCCGCCGATGCGGGAATCAAACTCGTGATCTGCATTACCGAAGGCATTCCCGTGAATGATATGGTCAAGGTGAAACGCGGATTGCGTGGACGCGATGTGCGGTTGATCGGTCCGAATTGTCCGGGGGTCATTACCGTCGATGAAGCGAAGATCGGTATCATGCCGGGCTTCATTCACAAGAAGGGTATTGTCGGCGTGGTCTCCCGAAGTGGAACGCTCACCTATGAAGCCGTCCATCAGTTGTCGACGTTGGGCCTCGGTGAAACCACCTGTGTCGGAATAGGTGGCGATCCGGTGAACGGGACAGGATTCGTCGATGTCCTGCCGTTATTCGAGAAAGATCCCGACACCCATGCTGTTGTCATGATCGGCGAAATCGGGGGCGATGCAGAAGAAAAGGCGGCCGAGTTCATCAAGAAGCACGTCAAAAAACCCGTCGTGAGTTTTATCGCAGGGATTACTGCCCCGCCGGGTCGTCGCATGGGCCACGCAGGAGCGATCATCTCGGGCGGTAAGGGCACGGCCAGCGAGAAAATGAAGGCTCTGGAAGCCGCGGGTGTCAAAGTGGTGAAGAATCCGGCCGAAATCGGTATGGCAGTAAAAGCTGCGCTAGGTCGGTGA
- a CDS encoding metal-dependent hydrolase, whose translation MKRLIVLLVLIVCGQTQLTDAAGRNTTVTWHGHAAFEIITPNGTTLLIDPWLNNPLNPLVKDKQDPVERLARADYILVTHGHFDHVGDTVAIAKRTGARLVANFELGTNLAKLQGFPKDQMGFDTLMNPGGEISLANGEVIVAMTPAVHSSGMGNPMANEQSPELVYGGNPGGFVIKVKGGPTIYHSGDTAYFKDMEVIGEQYEPDLALLNIGGHFGMEPRMAARAAASVRAKVSVGHHYGTFPVLTQDTTQFSDALKKRKLGFRQMTPGSSIVFNGTKLKPAQP comes from the coding sequence ATGAAACGTCTAATCGTGCTCCTTGTGCTGATTGTCTGCGGGCAAACGCAGCTCACCGACGCAGCCGGCCGAAACACAACGGTTACCTGGCACGGCCACGCGGCGTTTGAAATCATCACGCCCAACGGGACGACACTCCTTATCGATCCTTGGTTGAACAACCCGCTCAATCCTCTGGTGAAGGACAAACAGGATCCGGTCGAACGTCTCGCAAGAGCGGATTACATACTGGTCACGCACGGTCACTTCGACCACGTGGGGGATACTGTCGCGATTGCCAAGAGGACCGGCGCGCGCTTGGTCGCCAATTTTGAGTTGGGGACGAACTTAGCCAAGTTGCAGGGATTCCCCAAAGATCAGATGGGCTTCGATACATTGATGAATCCCGGCGGAGAGATTTCCCTCGCAAACGGTGAAGTGATTGTGGCCATGACTCCTGCCGTGCATTCGAGCGGCATGGGCAACCCCATGGCAAACGAACAAAGCCCGGAGCTCGTCTATGGAGGCAATCCTGGCGGTTTTGTCATCAAGGTCAAAGGCGGCCCGACGATTTATCATTCCGGCGATACGGCATATTTCAAAGACATGGAAGTGATCGGCGAACAATATGAGCCGGATCTCGCGTTGCTCAACATCGGCGGCCATTTCGGAATGGAGCCTCGCATGGCCGCTCGTGCTGCTGCCAGCGTAAGGGCGAAGGTCTCAGTGGGCCATCATTACGGCACGTTTCCTGTCCTCACGCAGGATACAACTCAATTTTCTGATGCCTTGAAAAAGCGAAAGCTGGGGTTTCGTCAAATGACGCCCGGCTCCTCCATCGTCTTCAACGGCACCAAGCTGAAGCCTGCCCAACCCTAG
- a CDS encoding B12-binding domain-containing radical SAM protein, with protein MRVFLVHVRDPQFYALPAKTRAKNGNIRVMGFPPIGIMSLSAVLKEAGHECVMFDQANPDTPNAVILEQIHHQQPSLVGLSFLSTTSYPYAKILARQIRAANSKVKLAFGGVFASLNAPLVKLQCPEVDFICRGDGEQLILDLLANLEEPEGVCGLTWMSDGRVVQNPGRPIERHLDQWPFPDRESLKLDFVESMPLDVPAVLSMDRFTTMQTSRGCPWPCVFCDIPIFNEGKWRARSAQHVVDELKYLESLGYGSVYFVDDHFLLQPKRIEAICQGVTNQGLHIQWGIEGRVDSVAQHLFPAMAKAHCRTVMFGIESGSQAILDRLKKEQTLQEVETAVTNAKNAGIEIVHGFFTVGNPDETVEDMKATFDFAAKLPLDTFGFNRLCVYRGTPLWQEYIKRGLVSEASDWYKYFKCSEIDPTCLPGETINHVRQEGLKRLFIYKLTRYPLQTFRLLRRFLRFMPVRDVVYLIMKPFLGQKKGATKAEILSRAVEHADMKDAAAQLTHLTDEMLHNVLEASRVERQRIQLEAESSRELPMVPAR; from the coding sequence TTGCGAGTCTTTCTCGTTCACGTCCGGGACCCCCAGTTTTACGCGCTTCCGGCGAAAACTCGCGCGAAAAACGGCAACATACGGGTCATGGGATTCCCGCCTATCGGGATCATGTCCCTTTCCGCTGTTCTCAAGGAGGCCGGACATGAATGTGTCATGTTCGACCAGGCCAATCCGGATACTCCCAACGCGGTCATTCTCGAACAAATTCACCACCAGCAGCCTTCATTGGTAGGCCTCAGCTTTCTCAGCACGACCAGCTATCCGTATGCGAAAATTCTCGCCCGCCAGATTCGCGCCGCCAATTCAAAGGTCAAGCTGGCCTTCGGCGGTGTATTCGCCAGCCTGAACGCACCTTTGGTCAAACTCCAATGCCCTGAAGTCGATTTTATCTGTCGCGGCGACGGAGAACAGCTGATTCTGGATCTCCTCGCCAACCTCGAAGAGCCGGAAGGCGTATGCGGTCTGACATGGATGAGCGATGGGAGAGTTGTCCAGAATCCGGGACGGCCGATAGAGCGACACCTTGACCAATGGCCGTTCCCCGACCGGGAGAGTCTCAAGCTCGATTTTGTCGAATCCATGCCGTTGGATGTTCCGGCCGTGCTCTCCATGGACCGCTTCACCACCATGCAGACCTCGCGAGGATGCCCCTGGCCGTGCGTCTTCTGCGACATTCCAATTTTTAACGAAGGCAAGTGGCGCGCGCGCAGCGCACAGCATGTCGTGGACGAGTTGAAATACCTCGAATCACTTGGATATGGATCGGTCTATTTCGTCGACGATCATTTTCTCCTTCAGCCCAAGCGGATCGAGGCGATCTGCCAAGGGGTGACGAATCAGGGGTTACACATTCAGTGGGGAATCGAGGGACGCGTGGATTCGGTGGCACAACATCTCTTTCCTGCCATGGCCAAAGCCCATTGCCGAACGGTGATGTTCGGCATCGAGAGCGGAAGCCAAGCGATTCTCGACCGGTTGAAAAAGGAGCAAACCCTTCAGGAAGTCGAAACGGCGGTGACAAACGCCAAGAATGCCGGCATTGAAATCGTGCACGGATTCTTTACGGTGGGAAATCCTGATGAGACGGTCGAAGACATGAAGGCGACGTTTGATTTTGCCGCCAAGCTTCCACTCGATACGTTCGGCTTCAATCGCCTCTGCGTGTATCGAGGAACCCCGCTCTGGCAGGAATACATCAAAAGAGGACTGGTGAGCGAAGCGAGCGATTGGTACAAGTACTTCAAGTGCTCGGAGATTGATCCTACATGTCTGCCGGGTGAAACGATCAATCATGTTCGGCAAGAGGGTCTCAAGAGGCTGTTTATTTATAAGCTCACGCGCTATCCTTTGCAGACCTTTAGATTGCTCCGGCGGTTTCTCAGATTTATGCCGGTTCGCGATGTAGTCTATCTCATCATGAAGCCGTTTCTTGGACAGAAAAAGGGAGCCACCAAAGCCGAAATTCTTTCTCGCGCTGTTGAGCACGCCGATATGAAGGACGCTGCCGCTCAACTCACGCACTTGACCGATGAGATGCTACACAACGTTCTCGAAGCGTCTCGTGTCGAGCGCCAGCGGATCCAACTCGAGGCGGAGAGTTCAAGAGAACTTCCGATGGTGCCGGCCAGGTAA
- a CDS encoding DUF72 domain-containing protein has product MNARFHIGLSGYSYKPWQGPDRFYPPDLKHADFLKYYATRYDTVELDGLWYRLPGDKAVSNWMAATPDHFVFAPKVHRQITHRYRLKPDCYSFLDVMVTQLAPMAVAHRLGPWLIQLPPNLTRDDDRLERFLHQLPRSHRWAVEFRHDSWYEPGVETLLKQSNVSWVAADTDDRPAELRQTADFWYIRLRKTEYDHTALGHWAERIKEANRQGMDCFVYCKHEDQGSPWVWADTLLRLITPTE; this is encoded by the coding sequence ATGAACGCACGATTCCATATCGGGCTGTCCGGATACTCGTACAAACCGTGGCAGGGGCCTGACCGTTTCTATCCGCCGGATCTCAAGCATGCCGACTTTCTCAAGTACTATGCGACGAGATACGATACTGTTGAATTGGACGGGCTCTGGTATCGTCTGCCCGGCGACAAAGCGGTTTCGAACTGGATGGCGGCGACCCCTGACCATTTCGTCTTCGCACCCAAGGTTCACCGTCAAATCACACATCGGTACAGACTCAAGCCGGACTGCTATTCGTTTCTCGATGTCATGGTCACTCAATTGGCACCAATGGCTGTTGCGCATCGGCTCGGTCCGTGGCTCATCCAGTTGCCTCCCAATCTGACTAGAGATGACGACCGTCTCGAGCGGTTTCTTCACCAGCTTCCCCGATCACACCGATGGGCGGTCGAGTTCCGCCATGATTCCTGGTACGAACCGGGAGTCGAAACACTACTGAAACAATCAAATGTTTCTTGGGTGGCGGCCGATACCGACGACCGTCCGGCTGAGCTGCGTCAAACGGCGGACTTCTGGTACATCCGGTTGCGGAAGACCGAATATGACCACACGGCCCTCGGCCATTGGGCGGAGCGAATTAAAGAAGCGAATAGGCAGGGCATGGACTGCTTTGTGTACTGTAAGCATGAGGACCAGGGATCGCCCTGGGTGTGGGCAGATACACTTCTGCGTCTCATCACTCCAACGGAATAA
- a CDS encoding VIT1/CCC1 transporter family protein, with protein sequence MISTSSHDLHLARTLVLDELFDLSLYRQLKAMTGDCDVQDTLDKLVAVEEEHLRFWQDFFGLHTDRLDIGRRLKLRLLIFVCRLFGTGAIHLILEAIEVHGVRKYLTLWQAYKKEPLGEALRGILTDEFKHEDVMVTTLTERKISAEQIRNIFLGLNDGVVEILGAVSGFFGAFGNPTTVLIAACTTAVAGAFSMAAGAFLALNSEKEVKSTDLAKKIFLGEEPEQAIMEESPVVSGAVVGTAYIIGATVPVLPVLFGATNAVLSVATAGIMVVVVSTLLSFLSGMNVTRRILLNLVILTVAVGVSYSIGLLAQRFWGISV encoded by the coding sequence ATGATTTCCACATCTTCTCATGACCTTCACTTAGCCAGAACGTTGGTTCTGGACGAACTGTTCGACCTCTCCCTCTATCGTCAACTGAAGGCTATGACCGGCGACTGTGATGTGCAAGACACGCTCGACAAGCTCGTCGCAGTCGAAGAGGAGCATCTGAGATTCTGGCAAGACTTTTTCGGCCTGCACACGGATCGGCTCGATATCGGAAGGCGGCTAAAGCTCCGCCTGCTCATATTCGTCTGCCGTCTGTTCGGAACGGGAGCCATTCATCTCATTCTCGAGGCAATCGAAGTGCATGGAGTCCGCAAATATCTGACGCTGTGGCAAGCCTACAAGAAGGAACCACTGGGCGAGGCGCTCCGTGGGATCCTTACGGATGAATTCAAGCATGAAGATGTGATGGTCACGACTCTCACGGAACGGAAGATCAGCGCCGAGCAGATTCGCAACATCTTCCTGGGCCTGAACGATGGGGTAGTGGAAATTCTGGGCGCTGTGAGCGGATTTTTTGGTGCATTCGGGAATCCCACGACCGTGCTTATCGCCGCCTGCACCACCGCAGTGGCCGGCGCCTTCTCGATGGCTGCCGGAGCGTTCCTCGCGTTGAACTCCGAAAAGGAAGTGAAATCAACGGACCTGGCCAAAAAGATTTTCCTCGGAGAAGAGCCTGAACAGGCGATAATGGAAGAATCGCCGGTCGTGTCAGGGGCCGTAGTGGGAACCGCCTATATCATTGGTGCCACCGTTCCGGTCCTGCCCGTGCTCTTCGGCGCAACAAATGCCGTTTTGTCAGTGGCCACCGCCGGTATCATGGTCGTCGTCGTCTCGACACTTTTATCGTTCCTCTCCGGCATGAATGTCACACGCCGCATACTGTTGAATCTCGTCATTCTCACCGTTGCGGTGGGCGTGAGCTACAGTATCGGGCTGCTGGCTCAGCGATTTTGGGGCATATCAGTCTAG
- a CDS encoding PilZ domain-containing protein — protein sequence MKPSPRKSRTLVRIPVEFESIADDTELKGKGYTLDLNMNGCRVESHTIVPRGSYLRLRLTIPKVPAPVLIGMARVRWVQAHSFGVEFIQRSADDIPVINRVTAESTEQKESVGRAIQQRAGTANCTVLVVEDDEDVRHLCARTLEEIGCKVIKAAGSTEALQASAAYMGPIHLLLIDLILRPPVLQLQSGGERYPRVHGHELVNHILRIRKKCHVVFMSGHDDSALKTLGIDVGEALCLQKPFSREDLLVAINQAMAASPCEYRESRPDKPKKAANSR from the coding sequence ATGAAGCCATCCCCAAGAAAATCCCGCACGTTGGTCAGAATCCCCGTCGAGTTCGAGAGTATTGCGGACGACACCGAGTTGAAGGGGAAGGGATACACGCTTGATCTCAATATGAACGGCTGCCGGGTTGAATCCCATACCATCGTCCCACGTGGCAGTTATTTACGGCTGCGGCTGACGATTCCGAAGGTGCCGGCGCCAGTGCTGATTGGGATGGCCCGGGTACGGTGGGTTCAAGCCCATTCCTTTGGCGTTGAATTCATCCAGCGGTCCGCAGACGACATTCCTGTGATCAACCGAGTGACGGCCGAAAGCACGGAACAAAAAGAGTCCGTGGGCCGCGCGATCCAACAACGGGCAGGCACTGCCAACTGCACGGTCCTTGTCGTTGAAGATGATGAGGATGTGCGGCACCTCTGCGCACGCACACTCGAGGAGATTGGGTGCAAGGTCATCAAGGCGGCCGGTAGCACAGAGGCACTGCAGGCGTCTGCCGCCTACATGGGACCGATCCACCTCCTTCTGATCGATCTCATTCTGCGTCCGCCAGTTCTTCAGTTGCAGTCAGGCGGAGAACGATATCCACGGGTACATGGACATGAACTGGTGAACCATATCCTGCGAATCAGAAAGAAATGTCACGTGGTGTTCATGTCCGGTCACGACGACAGTGCTCTGAAAACCCTCGGCATAGATGTGGGAGAGGCACTCTGTTTGCAAAAGCCTTTCAGCCGGGAGGATCTGCTCGTTGCCATCAACCAGGCCATGGCCGCTTCACCTTGCGAATACCGGGAATCCCGCCCGGACAAGCCCAAAAAGGCGGCCAATTCCCGCTAG
- a CDS encoding alcohol dehydrogenase, protein MAQMTAAQINNPGGAFEIVKRAIPDPGPGMVRIKVQACGVCHSDVFVKEGHWPALQYPRITGHEVAGVIDTAGEDVPNWKTGQRVGVGWHGGHCSRCMPCRRGDFMGCHEFKVTGFSHDGGYAQYMIAKSETLAAIPDDLSPVEAAPLLCAGVTTFNSLRHSGARAGDLVVVQGLGGLGHLGIQFAAKMGFHTVAIGRGKDKEALALRLGAAKYLDAGSANAAGELAKMGGATVILSTAPDSKSMSALVDGLTVGGKLLVVGASADPITVTPIQLIGARRSIQGWPSGTGRDSEDTLKFCALTGIRPMVETFSLEQVASAYDRMLSGKARFRVVLTMD, encoded by the coding sequence ATGGCTCAAATGACTGCGGCCCAGATCAATAATCCCGGCGGTGCATTTGAAATTGTGAAACGGGCGATTCCCGATCCTGGTCCCGGTATGGTTCGCATCAAAGTGCAGGCTTGCGGTGTCTGTCATAGCGATGTGTTTGTCAAGGAGGGACATTGGCCGGCGCTCCAATACCCTCGGATCACAGGGCATGAAGTCGCGGGAGTGATCGATACTGCCGGTGAGGATGTTCCAAACTGGAAGACGGGGCAGAGAGTGGGTGTGGGCTGGCATGGCGGCCATTGCAGCCGCTGTATGCCCTGCCGTCGAGGAGACTTCATGGGTTGTCATGAGTTCAAGGTCACCGGGTTCAGCCATGATGGCGGCTACGCCCAATATATGATTGCAAAAAGCGAAACCCTCGCAGCGATTCCCGATGATCTTTCCCCGGTGGAAGCCGCTCCCCTCTTGTGTGCGGGTGTCACAACCTTTAATAGTCTTCGGCACAGCGGCGCGCGCGCGGGAGACTTGGTCGTCGTTCAGGGGTTAGGAGGCCTGGGACATCTTGGAATTCAGTTCGCCGCCAAGATGGGATTCCATACCGTGGCCATCGGAAGAGGAAAGGATAAGGAGGCTCTCGCACTTCGATTGGGAGCAGCGAAATACCTTGACGCGGGTTCGGCCAACGCAGCCGGTGAGTTGGCGAAAATGGGAGGTGCCACAGTCATCCTGTCTACCGCCCCTGACAGTAAGTCTATGTCCGCGCTTGTTGATGGGCTGACTGTCGGCGGGAAGCTTCTAGTCGTCGGCGCCTCAGCCGACCCGATTACTGTGACTCCGATTCAGCTCATCGGGGCACGGCGATCGATCCAAGGATGGCCGTCCGGGACGGGGCGCGATTCTGAAGACACCCTGAAATTTTGCGCTCTCACCGGAATACGACCAATGGTTGAAACTTTTTCCCTCGAACAGGTGGCATCGGCCTATGACCGCATGTTGAGCGGAAAGGCGAGGTTTCGCGTCGTGCTGACCATGGACTGA
- a CDS encoding cyclase family protein: MSGQPYRMRIIVAVCLLVMCSCSSDPVPTGTFVHEKFVDLTHPFEPETIVWPTEQNFRLITQFQGDTPAGYYYSSNRIEMPEHGGTHIDAPIHFAKGGRTLDRIPLDKLIGAGVRIDVSSSCSRERDYRVMVRDLQQWESLNGTIPSHAIVLLDTGFARLWPNRRDYLGTELRGPAGVRELHFPGLHPEAAAWLIRERHVKAVGIDTASIDYGQSIGFESHVTLLSNDIAVFENVADLSLLPARGFNVVALPMKIAEGSGGPLRIIAVMSEAK, encoded by the coding sequence ATGAGTGGTCAGCCGTACAGGATGCGAATCATTGTGGCGGTCTGTCTTCTCGTGATGTGCTCATGCTCCAGTGATCCTGTGCCAACTGGAACATTCGTCCACGAGAAGTTTGTCGATCTCACACATCCGTTCGAACCGGAAACAATCGTCTGGCCTACCGAGCAAAACTTCAGGCTGATCACGCAGTTCCAAGGAGACACGCCGGCAGGCTATTACTATTCTTCGAATCGCATCGAGATGCCCGAGCATGGCGGCACTCACATCGACGCGCCGATCCACTTTGCCAAGGGCGGCCGCACCCTCGACCGAATACCTCTAGATAAATTGATTGGTGCAGGGGTTCGGATTGATGTGTCGTCATCATGCAGCCGCGAGCGGGACTATCGGGTGATGGTGCGGGACCTCCAGCAATGGGAGTCGCTAAACGGAACTATCCCGTCTCATGCTATCGTGCTGCTCGACACGGGGTTCGCCCGTCTTTGGCCCAATAGGCGAGATTATCTGGGAACGGAGCTGAGAGGACCGGCAGGTGTGCGGGAACTTCACTTTCCCGGATTGCATCCTGAGGCGGCTGCGTGGCTGATACGCGAACGGCATGTGAAGGCCGTCGGCATCGACACCGCTTCTATCGATTACGGACAGTCTATTGGATTCGAGTCACATGTGACATTGTTGTCCAACGACATTGCTGTATTCGAGAATGTAGCCGATCTCTCATTACTTCCAGCTCGCGGGTTTAATGTGGTGGCGTTGCCGATGAAGATTGCGGAGGGATCCGGCGGACCTTTACGCATCATTGCGGTGATGTCGGAAGCGAAATAG
- the ahcY gene encoding adenosylhomocysteinase, with the protein MDYDVRDIKLADQGRLKIEWAEATMPVLRLIRTRFKRQQPLKGVRVTACLHVTTETANLAITLKAGGADVRLCASNPLSTQDDVAAALVQHEGIPTFAIKGEDNATYYRHIESAIAHRPHVSMDDGADVVSHLHSKRKDLLKNVIGGTEETTTGVIRLRSMAEKKVLKFPVISVNDADTKHMFDNRYGTGQSTMDGIVRATNRLVCGSVVVVAGYGWCGRGIAMRAKGMGADVIVTEVDSLKGLEAVMDGFRVMPMEQAAPIGDFFVTVTGNLKVIRGEHFAEMKDGAIVCNSGHFNVELDIPALEKMSRKRKIIRTGVEQFTLKNGNRVSLLGEGRLVNLATAEGHPSSVMDMSFANQALGAEYIVKNYKMLEKKVYPVPPAIDKEIARLKLAGMGVAIDKLTKEQEKYLASWEMGT; encoded by the coding sequence GTGGATTACGACGTGAGAGACATTAAGCTGGCCGATCAGGGCAGACTGAAAATCGAATGGGCAGAAGCCACGATGCCCGTGTTGCGGCTCATCCGAACGCGATTTAAACGACAGCAGCCGCTCAAGGGAGTACGGGTGACTGCCTGTCTACACGTCACCACCGAGACTGCCAATCTGGCCATTACCCTGAAGGCAGGTGGGGCGGACGTGCGCCTTTGTGCGTCCAATCCTCTCAGTACTCAGGATGACGTCGCCGCTGCGTTGGTTCAGCATGAAGGCATCCCGACCTTTGCGATCAAGGGCGAAGACAATGCGACTTATTACCGCCATATCGAATCGGCCATCGCCCACCGCCCACACGTGTCGATGGACGACGGGGCAGACGTCGTTTCTCATCTGCATTCCAAACGGAAGGACCTGTTGAAGAACGTGATCGGAGGCACCGAGGAGACCACCACGGGGGTCATTCGCCTTCGAAGCATGGCGGAGAAGAAAGTCCTCAAGTTTCCGGTCATTTCGGTCAACGATGCCGATACCAAGCATATGTTCGACAACCGCTATGGGACCGGGCAGTCCACGATGGACGGCATCGTGCGTGCGACAAACCGGCTTGTCTGCGGATCAGTCGTCGTCGTCGCCGGTTACGGTTGGTGCGGCCGCGGCATCGCGATGCGAGCCAAGGGCATGGGTGCCGATGTGATCGTGACAGAAGTCGATTCATTGAAAGGACTGGAAGCCGTCATGGACGGATTCCGTGTGATGCCTATGGAGCAGGCTGCTCCGATCGGTGATTTCTTCGTGACGGTGACGGGAAATTTGAAAGTCATCCGCGGTGAGCATTTTGCCGAGATGAAGGATGGAGCGATCGTGTGCAATAGCGGCCACTTCAACGTCGAACTGGACATACCAGCGCTCGAGAAGATGAGCCGCAAACGGAAGATCATCCGCACGGGCGTTGAACAATTCACTTTGAAGAACGGCAATCGGGTCAGCTTGCTTGGCGAAGGCCGGTTGGTGAATCTCGCCACGGCCGAGGGTCATCCGTCCAGCGTGATGGACATGAGCTTTGCCAACCAAGCGCTCGGCGCCGAATATATCGTGAAGAACTATAAGATGCTCGAAAAGAAGGTCTATCCCGTTCCCCCGGCGATCGATAAGGAAATCGCGCGGCTCAAGTTGGCCGGCATGGGAGTCGCGATCGACAAACTGACGAAAGAACAGGAAAAGTACTTGGCGAGTTGGGAGATGGGGACATAG